A region of the Candidatus Zixiibacteriota bacterium genome:
GCACGACTTCGGAGAATTCACCGATCCCCGTGTTGACGCCGTACATGATCTCGCGGGCTTCGATTTTCTTTTCAAGCATGGCGCGACAGCGCTTGATCCGCTCCAGAGCGTCAGCCGCCAGCTCCACCGGCTCGTTGTGACGAGCGATTTGGACCAGCTTTTCAACGGTCAATCCCGAACCATTCAATACGATAGACATATATTACACTCCGTTCCTGGTTATCCTGTAAATGAGACAATTGCCCGATTCAGGCAAAAAACTAGAACCGAGGACATACCTCAGGTATCCTGCAGACCGGAACCGGTCTTGGGATTATATCGCGAGCGCGAGGAGGGCCGATAATATGAGTGCGGTTTGATAACCGTCATTCGTTTGTTTTTCACCATAAACACCTCCTGAATTCAGAGCCCATATTACGGGCAAAAAAGCAGTTGTCAATTGAATTTGACCTGCTATTATACGCCCCATGAGTCAGCTACCTCTGCTTTCAGAGTACATGGCAGAACAGGAGTTTGTCGCCCTCGACACCGAAACAACCGGGATTTGGGCTCCGGCCAATCGGATGGTCGAAATTGCAGCCGTTAAGTTTCGACTGGGAAGTCCCGAAGACCGGCGGTTCGAGTCGCTTGTCAACCCGGAGCGGTCTATTCCCAATGAGGTTATCCGTATCCACGGCATTACCGACGACATGGTCGCCGATGCCCCCTCCGGCCGTGAGGTAATGAGCCGTTTCCTGGATTTCATCGGAAAGGACTCGCTCCTGATCGCTCATAACGCCCCGTTCGATATCGGTTTTCTCGGTTGTGAACTGGAACGAGCAGAGTTGTCTTATCCCGACAACCCGGTGCTGGATACGATAGATGTTTATCAGCGTTTTTTCCCGGGACAGCCTTCCTATTCACTGCTGTCACTCGTTAAAAAATACGGACTCG
Encoded here:
- a CDS encoding exonuclease domain-containing protein, with the translated sequence MSQLPLLSEYMAEQEFVALDTETTGIWAPANRMVEIAAVKFRLGSPEDRRFESLVNPERSIPNEVIRIHGITDDMVADAPSGREVMSRFLDFIGKDSLLIAHNAPFDIGFLGCELERAELSYPDNPVLDTIDVYQRFFPGQPSYSLLSLVKKYGLGETQAHRALADAIYVRMLMDHAVNKLSTISSREELLSRLTSYQLADWNREPGQFPERLADLKQAVDDRQRIVIHYRGNSQTPTRRVIRPLGTYTIGAKIYIRAHCERARAERTFRIDRIEQFEIVDE